From the Streptomyces sp. Tu 2975 genome, one window contains:
- the repSA gene encoding replication initiator protein RepSA, whose amino-acid sequence MTHFPVPSAAVADVAAAVGQDPITVADLLRVANTPGFDRWREQIRRTGGCSDPIHLQGWTITKDRTTAETLYSYSTAAEPGGRLRVACGNRRASRCPSCAWTYAGDTYHLIRAGITGDERKDVPATVRDHPRVFATLTAPSFGPVHNRPASGRCRCGKLHQDDDPALGTALNPDRYDYATAVLWNNHAGQLWQRFTIYLRREIAARAGLSQRALSDVCRVSFGKVAEFQKRGAVHFHAVVRLDGPDGPDSPPPAWATVPLVDDAIRAAAARVLVVLPPAGTSPERELRWGTQVDVQPIGALGHEDLTEQAVAAYVAKYATKAAETTGTVDRRIVELGELDRLELPDHTRRLIEACWALDGDYPDRLLARWSHMLGFRGHFSTKSRRYSTTLGALRQVRADYRARQERQARGLPEDLDDTEGSTLVLAHWTYAGHGHTPGESWLAQSIANDIKQDRQLARELRAELEGDGWDD is encoded by the coding sequence ATGACCCACTTCCCCGTTCCCTCGGCCGCCGTTGCTGACGTGGCGGCGGCCGTGGGCCAGGACCCGATCACCGTGGCCGACCTGCTGCGCGTCGCCAACACCCCCGGCTTCGACCGCTGGCGCGAGCAGATCCGGCGCACGGGCGGCTGCTCGGACCCGATCCACCTCCAGGGCTGGACGATCACCAAAGACCGCACAACGGCCGAGACCCTGTACTCCTACTCGACCGCCGCCGAACCCGGTGGACGGCTCCGGGTGGCCTGCGGCAACCGGCGTGCGTCGCGCTGCCCCTCGTGCGCCTGGACGTACGCGGGGGACACCTATCACCTGATCCGTGCCGGGATCACCGGCGACGAGCGCAAGGACGTGCCCGCCACCGTGCGCGATCACCCGCGCGTGTTCGCCACCCTCACCGCCCCGTCCTTCGGCCCGGTCCACAACCGCCCGGCCTCCGGGCGCTGCCGCTGCGGCAAACTCCACCAGGACGACGACCCCGCCCTGGGCACCGCGCTGAACCCGGACCGCTACGACTACGCCACGGCCGTGCTGTGGAACAACCACGCGGGCCAGCTGTGGCAGCGGTTCACGATCTACCTGCGCCGGGAGATCGCCGCCCGCGCCGGGCTGTCGCAACGCGCGCTGTCGGATGTCTGCCGGGTCTCGTTCGGCAAGGTCGCCGAGTTCCAAAAGCGCGGCGCCGTGCACTTCCACGCCGTGGTCCGGCTAGATGGTCCGGACGGGCCCGACTCGCCGCCCCCGGCCTGGGCCACCGTCCCGCTCGTGGACGACGCGATCCGAGCCGCTGCCGCTCGGGTCCTGGTCGTGCTCCCGCCCGCCGGCACTTCTCCGGAACGGGAACTGCGCTGGGGAACACAGGTCGACGTCCAGCCCATCGGCGCGCTCGGACACGAGGACCTGACCGAACAGGCCGTCGCCGCCTACGTGGCCAAGTACGCCACCAAAGCAGCCGAGACCACCGGCACCGTGGACCGCCGGATTGTCGAACTCGGAGAGCTGGACCGCCTCGAGCTGCCCGACCACACCCGGCGGCTCATCGAAGCTTGTTGGGCCCTGGACGGCGACTATCCGGATCGGCTGCTGGCGCGCTGGTCGCACATGCTCGGCTTCCGCGGCCACTTCTCCACCAAGTCCCGCCGCTACTCCACGACCCTCGGCGCGCTCCGCCAGGTGAGGGCTGACTACCGCGCCCGCCAGGAACGCCAAGCCCGCGGGCTCCCCGAAGACCTCGACGACACGGAGGGCTCCACACTCGTGCTCGCCCACTGGACCTACGCCGGGCACGGCCACACCCCCGGCGAATCCTGGCTCGCCCAATCCATCGCCAACGACATCAAGCAAGACCGACAACTCGCACGGGAGCTCCGCGCCGAACTGGAGGGGGACGGCTGGGATGACTGA
- a CDS encoding helix-turn-helix domain-containing protein yields MTDELLTVPEVMARLKIGRTAVYDLIRTHRLPSLTIGRSRRIPADALRAFLASRLEEAA; encoded by the coding sequence ATGACTGACGAACTGCTGACTGTCCCGGAAGTGATGGCGCGCCTCAAGATCGGCCGCACTGCGGTCTACGACCTGATCCGCACGCACCGCCTCCCCTCGCTCACCATCGGCCGCAGCCGCCGAATCCCTGCGGACGCCCTGCGTGCGTTCCTCGCGTCTCGTCTGGAGGAGGCTGCCTGA
- a CDS encoding site-specific integrase — protein MAKRRPNGGGTITKRKDGRYQGAAYVTNTDGHRVRKFVYGSTYDEAAEKLGKLQDQERNGVPVPSRSWTVGEWLAYWLEHIVKPSREYNTYAKYESKVRLYLVPHLGKKPMVRLTPAHVRTFMTTLEHRERVPAATRFEVLRVLRNALNRARLEELLTRNVAELVDMPKVTKGEGKPWSAREAIEFLRAVRAHRLYAACVLVLVLGLRRSEVLGLRWQDIDFDRQQFTPVKQVQRDDSGLVLKDLKTESSQAVLPLPKFCADALEERRHLQALERKFAGDAWQQAPNEDLIFSERHGGMIEPRGFSRTFDALIKRAGLRRITVRLARHTCGTLLAFLKVHPKVAQAILRHSQISMTMDVYTHVVDDDRREAAAMLADLLEDPLIG, from the coding sequence ATGGCCAAGCGACGCCCCAACGGTGGGGGAACGATCACCAAGCGCAAGGACGGCCGCTATCAGGGCGCTGCCTACGTGACCAACACGGACGGGCACCGGGTGCGGAAGTTCGTCTACGGCTCGACGTACGACGAAGCGGCCGAGAAGCTGGGCAAGCTCCAGGACCAGGAGCGCAACGGCGTCCCGGTCCCGTCCCGTAGCTGGACGGTCGGGGAGTGGCTGGCCTACTGGCTCGAGCACATCGTGAAGCCCAGTCGCGAGTACAACACCTACGCGAAGTACGAGTCCAAGGTTCGGCTGTACCTCGTGCCGCACCTTGGGAAGAAGCCCATGGTCCGGCTCACCCCTGCTCACGTTCGGACGTTCATGACGACGCTGGAGCATCGCGAGCGGGTGCCGGCCGCCACGCGCTTCGAGGTGCTGCGGGTGCTGCGCAACGCGCTCAACCGGGCCCGGCTGGAAGAGCTGCTGACGCGCAACGTCGCCGAGCTGGTGGACATGCCGAAAGTGACCAAGGGGGAGGGCAAGCCGTGGTCGGCACGCGAGGCGATCGAGTTCCTGCGTGCCGTGCGGGCTCACCGGCTCTACGCGGCCTGCGTCCTCGTCCTGGTGCTCGGCCTTCGGCGGAGTGAAGTCCTCGGCCTGCGCTGGCAGGACATCGACTTTGACCGCCAGCAGTTCACCCCGGTCAAACAGGTCCAGCGCGATGACAGCGGCCTTGTGCTCAAGGACCTCAAGACCGAGTCGTCTCAGGCCGTGCTGCCGCTGCCCAAGTTCTGTGCGGATGCGTTGGAGGAACGGCGACACCTGCAAGCGCTGGAGCGGAAGTTCGCCGGTGATGCCTGGCAGCAGGCTCCGAACGAGGATCTGATCTTCTCGGAGCGCCACGGCGGGATGATCGAGCCTCGTGGCTTCTCCCGGACCTTCGACGCGCTGATAAAGCGGGCAGGTCTGCGCCGGATCACGGTCCGCTTGGCCCGGCACACCTGCGGGACGCTGCTCGCCTTCCTCAAGGTGCACCCCAAGGTGGCTCAGGCGATCCTGCGGCACAGCCAGATCAGCATGACCATGGACGTCTACACACACGTTGTGGACGACGATCGCCGGGAAGCTGCGGCCATGCTCGCCGACCTTCTGGAAGATCCGCTCATCGGCTGA
- a CDS encoding DUF3566 domain-containing protein, with the protein MTDTRGQQPPYQMFGGEQPAPQQAGQPYHPPQAYPSPGGTQGGQQRPAQGSGAAVRKPRTGARTTPRTRKARLRVAKADPWSVMKVSFLLSIALGVCTVVAAAVLWMVMDAMGVFSTVGGTISEATGSNESNGFDLQSFLSLPRVLIFTSVIAVIDVVLATALATLGAFIYNLSAGFVGGVELTLAEDE; encoded by the coding sequence GTGACGGACACCCGGGGGCAGCAGCCCCCGTACCAGATGTTTGGCGGCGAGCAGCCTGCCCCGCAGCAGGCCGGCCAGCCGTACCACCCGCCGCAGGCGTATCCGTCGCCCGGCGGGACCCAGGGCGGTCAGCAGCGCCCGGCCCAGGGCTCGGGCGCCGCGGTACGCAAGCCGCGCACGGGGGCCCGCACGACGCCGCGTACGCGCAAGGCACGGCTGCGGGTGGCGAAAGCCGACCCGTGGTCGGTGATGAAGGTCAGCTTCCTGCTCTCCATCGCGCTCGGCGTGTGCACGGTGGTCGCGGCCGCTGTGCTGTGGATGGTCATGGACGCGATGGGCGTCTTCTCGACCGTCGGCGGCACGATCAGTGAGGCGACCGGCTCGAACGAGAGCAACGGCTTCGACCTCCAGTCGTTCCTGTCGCTGCCGCGGGTGCTCATCTTCACCTCGGTGATCGCGGTGATCGATGTGGTGCTCGCCACAGCGCTGGCGACGCTGGGAGCCTTCATCTACAACCTCTCCGCCGGTTTTGTGGGCGGTGTCGAGCTCACGCTCGCCGAGGACGAGTAG
- the gyrA gene encoding DNA gyrase subunit A produces MADENTTVTPEEEPIVPGVGMRVEPVGLETEMQRSYLDYAMSVIVSRALPDVRDGLKPVHRRVLYAMYDGGYRPEKGFYKCARVVGDVMGTYHPHGDSSIYDALVRLAQPWSMRMPLVDSNGNFGSPGNDPAAAMRYTECKLMPQSMEMLRDIDEETVDFQDNYDGRNQEPTVLPARFPNLLVNGSAGIAVGMATNIPPHNLREVAAGAQWALEHPDASHEELLDALIERIKGPDFPSGALVVGRKGIEEAYRTGRGSITMRAVVEVEEIQNRQCLVVTELPYQVNPDNLAQKIADLVKDGKIGGIADVRDETSSRTGQRLVIVLKRDAVAKVVLNNLYKHTDLQTNFGANMLALVDGVPRTLSLDAFIRHWVTHQIEVIVRRTKFRLRKAEERAHILRGLLKALDAIDEVIALIRRSDTVDVAREGLMGLLEIDEIQANAILEMQLRRLAALERQKIVQEHDELQAKINEYNAILASPERQRGIVSSELAALVEKFGDDRRSKLVPFDGDMSIEDLIAEEDIVVTITRGGYVKRTKTDDYRSQKRGGKGVRGTKLKEDDIVDHFFVSTTHHWLLFFTNKGRVYRAKAYELPDAGRDARGQHVANLLAFQPDEQIAEILAIRDYDAAPYLVLATKAGLVKKTSLKDYDSPRSGGVIAINLRETESGDDDELIGAELVSAEDDLLLISKKAQSIRFTATDEALRPMGRATSGVKGMSFREGDELLSMNVVRPGTFVFTATDGGYAKRTAVDEYRVQGRGGLGIKAAKIVEDRGSLVGALVVEETDEILAITLGGGVIRTRVNEIRETGRDTMGVQLINLGKRDAVVGIARNAEAGREAEEVEAAVEAEGTEEAAVEATAEAAAEGTQSSAGEHEE; encoded by the coding sequence ATGGCCGACGAGAACACGACAGTGACGCCCGAAGAGGAGCCCATCGTTCCGGGCGTGGGCATGCGCGTGGAGCCCGTGGGGCTCGAGACCGAGATGCAGCGCTCGTATCTCGACTACGCGATGTCCGTCATCGTCTCGCGTGCGCTGCCGGACGTGCGGGACGGGCTCAAGCCCGTCCACCGCCGAGTGCTCTACGCGATGTACGACGGTGGCTACCGGCCCGAGAAGGGCTTCTACAAGTGCGCCCGCGTCGTCGGCGACGTCATGGGCACCTACCACCCGCACGGCGACTCCTCGATCTACGACGCCCTGGTCCGCCTGGCCCAGCCGTGGTCGATGCGGATGCCGCTGGTGGATTCCAACGGAAACTTCGGCTCTCCCGGCAACGACCCGGCCGCCGCCATGCGGTACACCGAGTGCAAGCTGATGCCGCAGTCCATGGAGATGCTCCGGGACATCGACGAGGAGACCGTCGACTTCCAGGACAACTACGACGGCCGGAACCAGGAGCCGACGGTTCTGCCGGCGCGCTTCCCGAACCTGCTGGTCAACGGCTCGGCCGGGATCGCGGTCGGTATGGCGACCAACATCCCGCCGCACAACCTGCGCGAGGTCGCGGCCGGCGCCCAGTGGGCGCTGGAGCACCCGGACGCCTCGCACGAGGAGCTGCTCGACGCGCTCATCGAGCGGATCAAGGGCCCGGACTTCCCCTCCGGTGCTCTCGTCGTGGGTCGCAAGGGCATCGAGGAGGCGTACCGCACGGGCCGCGGCTCGATCACCATGCGCGCGGTCGTCGAGGTCGAGGAGATCCAGAACCGCCAGTGCCTGGTGGTCACCGAGCTGCCCTACCAGGTCAACCCGGACAACCTCGCACAGAAGATCGCCGACCTGGTGAAGGACGGCAAGATCGGCGGCATCGCCGACGTCCGTGACGAGACGTCATCGCGCACCGGCCAGCGCCTGGTGATCGTGCTGAAGCGCGACGCCGTCGCCAAGGTCGTGCTGAACAACCTGTACAAGCACACCGACCTGCAGACGAACTTCGGCGCCAACATGCTGGCGCTCGTCGACGGCGTGCCGCGCACCCTGTCGCTGGACGCGTTCATCCGCCACTGGGTGACGCACCAGATCGAGGTCATCGTCCGGCGCACCAAGTTCCGGCTGCGCAAGGCGGAGGAGCGCGCGCACATCCTGCGCGGTCTGCTCAAGGCACTGGACGCGATCGACGAGGTCATCGCGCTGATCCGGCGCAGCGACACGGTCGATGTCGCGCGAGAGGGCCTGATGGGCCTGCTCGAGATCGACGAGATCCAGGCCAACGCCATCCTCGAGATGCAGCTGCGCCGACTGGCCGCCCTGGAGCGCCAGAAGATCGTGCAGGAGCACGACGAACTGCAGGCGAAGATCAACGAGTACAACGCCATCCTCGCCTCGCCGGAGAGGCAGCGCGGCATCGTCAGCAGCGAACTCGCCGCGCTCGTCGAGAAGTTCGGTGACGACCGGCGCTCCAAGCTGGTGCCCTTCGACGGTGACATGTCCATCGAGGACCTGATCGCCGAGGAGGACATCGTCGTCACGATCACGCGTGGCGGCTATGTGAAGCGCACCAAGACCGACGACTACCGCTCCCAGAAGCGCGGTGGCAAGGGCGTACGCGGGACGAAGCTGAAGGAAGACGACATCGTCGACCACTTCTTCGTCTCCACCACCCACCACTGGCTGCTGTTCTTCACCAACAAGGGCCGGGTGTACCGGGCCAAGGCGTACGAACTGCCGGATGCCGGCCGTGACGCGCGCGGCCAGCACGTCGCCAACCTGCTGGCCTTCCAGCCGGACGAGCAGATCGCCGAGATCCTCGCGATCCGCGACTACGACGCCGCGCCGTACCTGGTGCTCGCCACCAAGGCCGGTCTGGTGAAGAAGACGTCCCTGAAGGACTACGACTCGCCCCGTTCCGGCGGTGTCATCGCGATCAACCTCCGGGAGACGGAGAGCGGCGACGACGACGAACTGATCGGTGCGGAGCTGGTGTCGGCGGAGGACGATCTGCTGCTCATCAGTAAGAAGGCGCAGTCGATCCGGTTCACCGCGACCGACGAGGCGCTTCGTCCGATGGGCCGCGCGACCTCGGGCGTCAAGGGGATGAGTTTCCGAGAGGGCGACGAACTGCTCTCGATGAATGTCGTCCGGCCCGGTACGTTCGTGTTCACAGCCACCGATGGCGGGTACGCGAAGCGGACCGCTGTCGACGAGTACCGCGTCCAGGGCCGCGGCGGCCTCGGTATCAAGGCCGCCAAGATCGTGGAGGACCGTGGGTCTCTCGTGGGCGCGTTGGTGGTCGAGGAGACCGACGAGATCCTGGCCATCACGCTCGGTGGCGGTGTGATTCGTACGCGAGTGAACGAAATCAGGGAGACGGGCCGTGACACCATGGGCGTCCAACTGATCAACCTGGGCAAGCGCGATGCCGTGGTCGGCATCGCTCGCAACGCCGAGGCCGGTCGTGAGGCCGAAGAGGTCGAGGCGGCCGTCGAGGCCGAAGGGACCGAGGAGGCCGCCGTCGAGGCGACGGCCGAGGCGGCAGCCGAGGGCACACAGTCCTCGGCCGGGGAGCACGAGGAGTAA
- the gyrB gene encoding DNA topoisomerase (ATP-hydrolyzing) subunit B: protein MLCQKGRFVADSGNPNENTPSAPAGGNGEVTASYDASAITVLEGLDAVRKRPGMYIGSTGERGLHHLVQEVVDNSVDEAMAGHADSIDVTILADGGVRVVDNGRGIPVGIHPVEKKPAVEVVLTVLHAGGKFGGGGYAVSGGLHGVGVSVVNALSYKLAVEIRTDGYRWTQEYKSGVPTAPLERHEATTETGTSVTFWADGDVFETTEYSFETLSRRFQEMAFLNKGLTLTLTDERESAKATAGAETGQEPEDLEEPARTVKYHYEGGIVDFVKYLNSRKGELIHPTVIDVESEDKERMLSVEIAMQWNSQYTEGVYSFANTIHTHEGGTHEEGFRSALTGLVNRYAREKKLLREKDDNLSGEDIREGLTAIISVKLGEPQFEGQTKTKLGNTEAKTFVQKVVHETLTDWFDRNPNEAADIIRKGIQAQTARVAARKARDLTRRKGLLESASLPGKLSDCQSNDPTKCEIFIVEGDSAGGSAKSGRNPMYQAILPIRGKILNVEKARIDKILQNTEVQALISAFGTGVHEDFDIEKLRYHKIILMADADVDGQHINTLLLTFLFRFMRPLVEAGHVFLSRPPLYKIKWGRDDFEYAYSDRERDALVDLGKRSGKRIREDSIQRFKGLGEMNAEELRITTMDQDHRVLGQVTLDDAAQADDLFSVLMGEDVEARRSFIQRNAKDVRFLDI from the coding sequence GTGCTGTGCCAGAAAGGGCGCTTCGTGGCCGATTCCGGCAACCCCAACGAGAACACTCCGTCCGCCCCTGCCGGTGGGAACGGCGAGGTCACAGCCTCGTACGACGCCAGCGCGATCACCGTCCTCGAGGGTCTGGACGCGGTCCGCAAGCGCCCCGGCATGTACATCGGCTCGACCGGTGAGCGTGGACTCCACCACCTCGTCCAAGAGGTCGTCGACAACTCCGTCGACGAGGCCATGGCCGGCCACGCGGACAGCATCGACGTCACGATCCTCGCCGACGGCGGCGTACGCGTCGTCGACAACGGCCGTGGCATCCCGGTGGGCATCCACCCCGTCGAGAAGAAGCCGGCCGTCGAGGTCGTGCTCACCGTGCTGCACGCGGGCGGCAAGTTCGGCGGCGGCGGCTATGCCGTCTCCGGCGGTCTGCACGGCGTCGGTGTCTCCGTGGTGAACGCGCTGTCCTACAAGCTCGCCGTCGAGATCAGGACGGACGGCTACCGCTGGACGCAGGAGTACAAGTCGGGCGTCCCCACCGCGCCGCTGGAGCGTCACGAGGCCACCACCGAGACCGGCACCTCGGTCACGTTCTGGGCCGACGGCGACGTCTTCGAGACCACGGAGTACTCCTTCGAGACGCTCTCGCGCCGCTTCCAGGAGATGGCCTTCCTGAACAAGGGCCTGACCCTGACGCTGACGGACGAGCGCGAGTCGGCCAAGGCCACCGCCGGCGCGGAGACGGGCCAGGAGCCGGAGGACCTCGAGGAGCCGGCCCGTACGGTCAAGTACCACTACGAGGGCGGCATCGTCGACTTCGTGAAGTACCTGAACTCCCGCAAGGGCGAGCTGATCCACCCCACTGTCATCGACGTCGAGTCCGAGGACAAGGAGCGGATGCTCTCGGTCGAGATCGCGATGCAGTGGAACTCGCAGTACACCGAGGGCGTGTACTCCTTCGCGAACACGATCCACACGCATGAGGGCGGCACCCACGAAGAGGGCTTCCGCTCCGCGCTCACGGGCCTGGTCAACCGTTACGCGCGCGAGAAGAAGCTGCTGCGCGAGAAGGACGACAACCTCTCCGGCGAGGACATCCGCGAGGGTCTCACCGCGATCATCTCGGTGAAGCTCGGCGAGCCGCAGTTCGAGGGCCAGACGAAGACCAAGCTGGGCAACACGGAGGCCAAGACCTTCGTGCAGAAGGTCGTCCACGAGACCCTGACCGACTGGTTCGACCGCAATCCGAACGAGGCCGCGGACATCATCCGCAAGGGCATCCAGGCGCAGACGGCCCGCGTCGCGGCCCGTAAGGCGCGGGACCTGACGCGCCGTAAGGGCCTGCTGGAATCGGCGTCGCTGCCGGGCAAGCTGAGTGACTGCCAGTCCAACGACCCGACGAAGTGCGAGATCTTCATCGTCGAGGGTGACTCGGCCGGCGGCTCGGCCAAGTCCGGCCGTAACCCCATGTACCAGGCCATCCTGCCCATCCGCGGCAAGATCCTGAACGTCGAGAAGGCGCGGATCGACAAGATCCTCCAGAACACCGAGGTGCAGGCGCTGATCTCGGCCTTCGGCACCGGTGTCCACGAGGACTTCGACATCGAGAAGCTCCGCTATCACAAGATCATTCTGATGGCGGACGCCGACGTCGACGGCCAGCACATCAACACCCTGCTGCTGACGTTCCTGTTCCGCTTCATGCGGCCGCTCGTCGAGGCGGGTCACGTCTTCCTCTCGCGCCCGCCGCTGTACAAGATCAAGTGGGGCCGGGACGACTTCGAGTACGCCTACTCCGACCGTGAGCGCGACGCCTTGGTCGACCTGGGCAAGCGGAGCGGTAAGCGGATCAGGGAAGACTCCATCCAGCGCTTCAAGGGTCTCGGCGAGATGAACGCCGAGGAACTGCGCATCACCACCATGGACCAGGACCACCGAGTGCTCGGCCAGGTCACGCTGGACGACGCGGCCCAGGCCGACGACCTGTTCTCGGTGCTCATGGGTGAGGACGTGGAGGCGCGGCGCTCGTTCATCCAGCGCAACGCCAAGGACGTTCGCTTCCTCGACATCTGA
- a CDS encoding DciA family protein — protein MSGEGGERPAETGPAAAGESSGVDLARVALRAAKEQAKARGAAAQQKKQARRGGGLRSGARADGRDPLQLGAAINRLITERGWETPAAVGGVMGRWPQIVGEDLANHCVPLRYDEAPDERLLTVQCDSTAWATQLRLLAPRLVARLNEDLGHGTVRAIKVLGPGGPARRYGPLRAPGSTGPGDTYG, from the coding sequence ATGAGCGGCGAGGGTGGCGAAAGGCCGGCGGAGACGGGGCCGGCGGCCGCCGGAGAGTCCTCCGGTGTGGACCTGGCACGTGTGGCGTTGCGCGCCGCGAAGGAGCAGGCCAAGGCCCGCGGCGCGGCGGCGCAGCAGAAGAAGCAGGCAAGGCGGGGCGGCGGGCTGCGTTCCGGAGCGCGGGCCGACGGGCGCGATCCGCTGCAGTTGGGCGCGGCGATCAACCGGCTGATCACCGAGCGGGGCTGGGAGACGCCGGCCGCCGTGGGCGGGGTGATGGGTCGCTGGCCCCAGATCGTGGGCGAGGACCTGGCCAACCACTGTGTCCCGCTGCGGTACGACGAGGCTCCGGACGAGCGCCTGCTGACCGTCCAGTGCGACTCGACGGCGTGGGCCACCCAGCTGCGGCTGCTGGCTCCGCGCCTGGTGGCGCGGCTCAACGAGGACCTCGGGCACGGGACCGTCCGCGCGATCAAGGTGCTCGGTCCTGGTGGGCCCGCGCGCCGGTACGGACCCTTGCGGGCACCGGGCAGCACGGGCCCCGGCGACACCTACGGCTGA
- the recF gene encoding DNA replication/repair protein RecF codes for MHVTHLSLADFRSYARVEVPLDPGVTAFVGANGQGKTNLVEAVGYLATLASHRVSSDAPLVRMGAERAVIRAAVTQGERSQLVELELNPGRANRARINRSSQVRPRDVLGLVRTVLFAPEDLSLVKGDPGERRRFLDELVTARSPRMAAVRSDYERVLKQRNTLLKSAAMARRHGGRGMDLSTLDVWDQHLARAGAEVTAQRLDLIAALQPLADKAYESLAPGGGPVALEYRSSAGPMDEAHGREALFEQLTAALAEVRKQEIERGVTLVGPHRDELVLKLGQMPAKGYASHGESWSYALALRLASYDLLRAEGNEPVLVLDDVFAELDARRRERLAELVAHGEQVLVTAAVDDDVPAVLAGARYEVSGGTVQRV; via the coding sequence ATGCACGTCACGCATCTGTCGCTGGCCGACTTCCGCTCGTACGCCCGGGTCGAGGTCCCTCTCGATCCGGGCGTCACCGCTTTCGTGGGGGCGAACGGGCAGGGCAAGACGAATCTCGTCGAGGCTGTCGGCTATCTCGCCACGCTCGCCAGCCACCGAGTCTCCTCGGATGCGCCGCTGGTGCGGATGGGGGCCGAGCGGGCCGTGATCCGGGCCGCCGTGACCCAGGGGGAGCGGTCGCAGCTCGTCGAGCTCGAACTCAATCCCGGCCGGGCGAACCGTGCCCGGATCAACAGGTCTTCGCAGGTCAGGCCGCGGGACGTACTGGGGTTGGTACGGACGGTGCTCTTCGCCCCGGAGGACCTGTCGCTGGTCAAGGGCGATCCCGGCGAGCGCAGGCGTTTCCTCGACGAGCTGGTCACGGCGCGCTCGCCGCGCATGGCGGCCGTGCGCTCCGACTACGAACGTGTGCTGAAACAGCGCAACACCCTGCTGAAGTCGGCGGCCATGGCGCGGCGGCACGGCGGCCGTGGCATGGACCTGTCCACCCTCGACGTCTGGGACCAGCACCTCGCGCGCGCGGGCGCCGAGGTGACCGCCCAGCGGCTCGACCTGATCGCCGCCCTGCAGCCGCTCGCCGACAAGGCGTACGAGTCACTCGCACCAGGAGGCGGTCCCGTCGCGCTCGAGTACCGGTCCTCGGCGGGCCCCATGGACGAGGCGCACGGCCGCGAAGCGCTCTTCGAGCAGTTGACGGCGGCGCTCGCCGAGGTGCGCAAGCAGGAGATCGAGCGGGGCGTGACCCTGGTCGGTCCGCACCGTGACGAACTGGTCCTGAAACTGGGACAGATGCCCGCCAAGGGATACGCGAGCCATGGCGAGTCCTGGTCGTACGCGCTGGCGCTGCGGCTGGCCTCGTACGACCTGCTGCGGGCCGAGGGCAACGAGCCCGTGCTGGTCCTCGACGACGTCTTCGCGGAGTTGGACGCCCGGCGCCGGGAGCGGCTGGCCGAACTGGTGGCCCATGGCGAGCAGGTGCTGGTGACCGCGGCCGTGGACGACGACGTCCCGGCAGTGCTGGCGGGCGCCCGCTACGAGGTCTCGGGCGGGACGGTGCAGCGCGTATGA
- the gnd gene encoding phosphogluconate dehydrogenase (NAD(+)-dependent, decarboxylating), translating to MELGLVGLGKMGGNMRERIRRAGHTVIGYDRNPDVADVHSLEELVGKLKGPRVVWVMVPAGAATQSTIDELAELLSPGDVVVDGGNSRWTDDEKHAVELGLKGIGFVDCGVSGGVWGLENGYALMYGGDAENVAKVQPIFDALKPEGEFGSVHAGRVGAGHFAKMVHNGIEYAMMQAYAEGWELLEKVDSVTDVREVFRSWQEGTVIRSWLLDLAVNALDEDEHLEQLRGYAQDSGEGRWTVEAAIDNAVPLPAITASLFARFASRQDDSPQMKMIAALRNQFGGHAVESKK from the coding sequence ATGGAGCTCGGTCTCGTCGGTCTCGGCAAGATGGGCGGCAACATGCGTGAGCGCATTCGCCGCGCCGGCCACACCGTCATCGGGTACGACCGCAACCCTGACGTCGCTGATGTCCACAGCCTCGAGGAGCTTGTGGGCAAGCTCAAGGGCCCGCGCGTCGTCTGGGTCATGGTCCCGGCAGGCGCCGCCACGCAGTCCACGATCGACGAGTTGGCCGAACTGCTCTCCCCGGGCGACGTGGTCGTCGACGGCGGCAACTCCCGCTGGACCGACGACGAGAAGCACGCCGTCGAGCTGGGTCTGAAGGGCATCGGCTTCGTCGACTGCGGTGTCTCCGGTGGTGTGTGGGGCCTGGAGAACGGCTATGCGTTGATGTACGGCGGTGACGCCGAGAACGTCGCGAAGGTGCAGCCGATCTTCGACGCCCTCAAGCCCGAGGGCGAGTTCGGCTCGGTCCACGCGGGCCGGGTCGGCGCGGGCCACTTCGCGAAGATGGTCCACAACGGCATCGAGTACGCGATGATGCAGGCCTACGCCGAGGGCTGGGAGCTCCTGGAGAAGGTCGACTCCGTCACCGATGTGCGCGAAGTCTTCCGTTCCTGGCAGGAGGGCACGGTCATCCGCTCCTGGCTGCTCGACCTCGCGGTCAACGCGCTGGACGAGGACGAGCACCTCGAGCAACTGCGCGGTTATGCACAGGACTCCGGCGAAGGCCGGTGGACGGTGGAGGCCGCCATCGACAACGCGGTCCCGCTGCCCGCGATCACCGCCTCGCTGTTCGCCCGTTTCGCGTCCCGCCAGGACGACTCCCCGCAGATGAAGATGATCGCCGCGCTGCGCAACCAGTTCGGCGGACACGCGGTGGAGAGCAAGAAGTAG